ACTCCTCTTACAAGATTATGCTGCTATCTTCATGCTAGTCGGTGGCTATGTTTCATGATCATCCGCATCTCTCTAGCTCTTCCATTTCAACAGGTTTGGAGATGATTGAATCCCGGGCATTACTGAAGAGGTAGAGAGAACGATGCAAGAGATCATACAAGAACTGAGATAATCATACCAATGTTGGTCCGGTCGGATGGAAAACTGTTTCGCTAGAGGGATTAGTGCGTGAGGTTGCTGCTTCAGATTTGTTTGAAGTTGTCTTTCAGTGTACAAGTTTTCAGCTGCTCCAAACTGCTATTGAAGCTTGAGAATTGACACAAACACGGTAAGATGCTGTGATGCGACGATCACATGAAGTTAACATGTCTAATTAATATTGAAGGAAGTGGGAGAAAGTGCAACTTGGCCAGCAACAAAGCAGAGGAATCAACTACTCTTCCCCATGGAGACCTTTTGATCTTTCGATATGATGAGATCAACACTTTCCTAAAGACAAGGATCATACATTAGATTGAACAAAACTTACTATCTCAGAATTTTCCAGTGTGAAGTATCGGCATCATTGATTAGATGAAGAAAGGTGACAAGGATTTATGTCATAAGTTTCACGAAGCAACGTGGAATCCACTGAATTTTGTATTAATGCACTCTGCATCACAaatcataaaagaaagagagggaaaaaagaaagtttcttcAACCATTTCAACAGCATGATGCGAAACCTGTATTTCAtaatgattttgaatttgatttgagGGGAAGACCAAGAGGCATCGGAATCAAGATATTGCCTCCCCAAGAATCAAAGCCAAGTGGAGACCAACTCGACAGTTTGCTTCTATCCACCACCGATTTCTTTGGTTGGGAGGGTCCCACCCGTTTGCTTCGAAAAGTTCATCATCTGTTTCACTTGAACTATCGTCTTCCTCGGCGTCTATCCGATCATTTTCCTCTGAAGACCAATATGTTTCTATCTGCGGTTAGTGTGGGATCACAACCCTCAGATCATCCTCTTTTGCTTGCATATTAGATGGAATCCACACTTCTTCAATCTTCCTCCAAATAATCAGAGGCCAATTTGGAATTGGCTCCAATCGTCTCGCAGAAGCTCCCTTTTCATATGCAGCATACTGCACAACAGATACTCAATTTACACATGATCGGATTCCATCGAATCAAAATGTTTCACTTCTTTAAATACCGCTCGGCTATTAACGAGAATTATGATAAGACATATGACATCAATCGCTTTTCGTTCCTTCTGGCCAAGAACAACACATAGTGCTAGTCCTAAGAACTTGTTGTACAAGTCTTGGGGAACCATAAACGATATATAACCATCTTGATAGTGGAGAAACCATTCTAGCATCTCTCTTCCcatcaagacaattttcacttttctcaTCTTAGGGAGCTATCAagcatttagagagagagagagagagagagagagagagagagagaaaccttgAGTGATAATAACATATCGGTTGTATTCGCCCCACATTGAGTGATAATAACATATCAAGTCGTATTTGCCCCTTTGTGGAATAATTCACAGCAAGTTAAGTCAACTAAAAGTTCATTGGAGGAGAGACTCGACGAATCTGGGAATCTTTGTAGAGATTTGCATCTCTGTGTCGATAGGATATGCACATGTGGTGGAAGCTGAGGAATCTCTTGAAGCTGCCTGCAGTGATCCACATACAACTCTCCCAAATTACGGTATTTGTTGATGCATGTCGGCAGATGAGTAAACTTGTCATTGGAAAGATCCAAGTATgtcaatttgggaaaattggAAGAACTCTCAAGGAACTCTAACTTTTGATAGATTGCACCCACTAAATTCTAGCCAGTATAAATTTGAGAATCTCGGATTGTCATTAGAATCAATTACATccttacattttttgaaaacatGACAAAATTCAGGCAGCCTTAAAGACTCATATGCTCAAGATTTTGCAATTAATAAATGTTTAAAGGAAGCCTTGTGAGATTTTAcaatatcttaaaaaaaaaaaaaactcttcataGATATGAGATTTTCAATTGATGCCGCTAGGAGTTCTTTAATACCCCTCCTTCCTAAATCAAGCTCTTCTAAATGTTCCATTTTTCCTCTTATATCAGGGAACTTCTCAAGTTTAGAGCAACCAAAGAGATCAAGGGTTTGAATAGATTTTGTCTCAAGTGCGTTAGGAAAGATACCGAGGTTGGAGCAAAACGGTAGTGACGAAAATTCTAACTTGTCGAGATATGCGACAAATTGGTGAACCTCCACCAAGTTTTTGCACCCTTCAAGATTCATTCTCTCCAGATTTGGAACCGACGAAAGGTTAGGAACACTAATCAAGGACTTGCATTGGCTGAAATTGATGTACTTCAACTTTCTAAAATTCtgtagaaaaacaaaaataccaaAACCATCATTAAGCTCTGTAAATATTTTTAGTTATAAATAGGGAAAAGCTAATCATCACAAGTACTAACCTTGAACTTGCCTTCAAATTGTTTGATATGACTTTTCTGAACATCAAGTCTAATAAGTTTCCTTAGACTAGAGCCAAATTTTAGAAACGGGGCATTGGGCCATATAAGCCATCTTAGATTGTTAGGGAGCCGAACAGGACCTTGTGAAGAGATATGCACTTCAAGCAAAATGAGCATTCTCAATATTTTCATGATTGTGAAAGCATCAGGCTTTATGGTTATCTCTTTAAGACTCATAGTTCTCTCTTTTGGTGTGGACAAGTCCAATACTCTGCCTTTTACTACATTCGTTCCCTATCCAAAACAGAGCAAATTCAATTGTCACGCAAACTTTCCATTGAGATTTACATTATAATGTCCAAATCAAAGtaacataaaaatgaaatataacaATGTTTGCATAAACAACTTTTACCGTATCTTCGAAGATTTGCTATTTAAACATAAAAAGATGTTGCATTTGAACATCTTCAAAAAGCCATAATCTACCAAATCATGCATTTCCCATGCTCAATCATCGAATGGAACATTCTTGATAGACAATGATGTATTTTATACCCATCAACTAAACCAAATCATGCTcattcatatggatctctttggaccaaccaactCAAAGCattagaggtaagaaatattgcctagtaattgtggatgactactcacgatttacctgagtatatttcctggcaagtaagtctgaaacattttcttattttgaaaagtttgctaagaaggttcaaaaagaaaaaagggtatgttatttcaagtataagaacagaccatggaggtgaatttgaaaatcaagatttcacaaaattttgtgatgaatctggttttcagcatatgttctcctctccatatacagAAGCAAAATGGagtgtggaaagaaagaataggtcgtcaagaaatggctagaactcttttaattgaaagtaacatcttttcacgtttttgggctgaaacaATTTCTActgcatgttatattattaatagagtttttctaaggcctattctggaaaaaaccccctatgagttatttaatgaaaagaagcctattgtttcatattttcatatgtttggatgcaaatgctttctattgaaaaatgcaaatgatcgagttggcaagtttgaagaaagatcagatgaaggcatcttccttggatattcaacttcaagcaaagcctacaaagTCTACAACAAAAGACTCAACtcgtggaggaatcaatgaatgtcaaattccaagattctatgcaaaatgaatctattcgagactcatcttgaagaatctgaacctcgtttctagactctacaaagtctaaattaCAAGAAGCAACTGACTCCGAAAGACCAAGAataaatgattgttgaagattcaaatgaagaaagtgatcatcaattTGCGGGGTCCCATGCTCATTTCTTTTCATGGTCCTCTCGATGAGAATTCCTATTCCTGTAGTTGTGTCAAAGTCACAGCTATCGAGAACTTTGTTGAtgtattttatactttttccttTAAAGTAACAAGGGCTATCTAGAATTGGATGTTTTATTAAATGTGACCTTATcgagatctcttggctggaaaataacggaatcctttatttgatcatgattgattcgaagattaaggatccgatgattcgAAGTATacaacttatggaaaccgagatcaaAGATTGTCTTCTTTTAAAACAATGGGTAGATTTGATTGATACTTTGGTCATTTGGGAGTTTTGGCTTCTTGAGTTTATGTACAAAAGAGAGGCTATCGAGAACTTTGTTGAtgtattttatactttttccttTAAAGTAACAAGCAATGTTGAGGAAAATCTCCCTCTCATTATCCTCCAATCCATCGAAGATTGTCTTCAAAACTCGATTGATACTTTGGTCGGGAGTTTTGGTGAGTTTATGCAGTGAACTTTCCCATGCCGGTTCCTTTCTTCCGCACAAGAAGGAGCCCAACCCTTCGAGGGCTAATGGAAGGCTACTAGCGTATGCAGTGCTCTATCTATGAGATCCTTTCTTGTTTCAGATTTTTACAGTTTGGAAAGGcatgctgaaaaaaaaaaaaaaaaaaaagtctagtGCCTCATCGTTGTCTAAAGTTTTAACTTCATACACACAATTTATGTCATGAGAAGTTAGCAAATATTAATCCCTTGATGTTACAAAGATTCTATTTCCTTTGCCAAACCAATTGCCTTCTCCAGCTAATGCATTCAATTGATGCAACTGgtcaacatcatcaagaacCAGTAGAACCTTCTTGCAACAAAGTCTTCCCTTATCACACTAATTCCTCTGTAGACACTATAAACTGTTAGATGTCTAGGATATAAGATCTGAGATAGAAGTTTTTCTTGCAAATTAACTAGACCATTGCTTTTGTTCAAAGTTTCTCTCACTCACACCAAAAAACTAGATCACTGAAAATGTCTCTCAATAGCATTATCTGTCGCTTTAGCAACCGTCGTCTTCCCTATGCCTCCAGGTCTCCATATGCCTATCATGAGAACATCATCATCTGAGTCTTTTTGTGACAATGATATCAGTTCTTCAACTCAAGAATCTATTCCAGCCGGATACTTAGCAAAATATAAGGGTGTTCGCTCTAGATGAATTGATAATTGCTTTACGATGCATTGTATGAGCTCTGCTTCACAGCAAAATATAAGTGTGTTCGCTCTAGATGAATTGATAATTGCTTTACGATGCATCGTATGAGTTCTGCTTCATCTCTGATGAGcaatcaaaagaaagagaaacgtGTTTTCCAGTTTCAAAGCCATGGCAGGAATTCAACCTCTAACGTCATAAGGAAAATAACATAAGAAGGTTagcaaataataaaatgaaaagaaattaacaCATTTGGGTGAACCTGCGCCTGAAGACAAAAATGACTCGGGTATCATGAAACTAGACTATTTATctaagacaaaaaaatttcattatcaacaCAGCAAGAATCGAGTTTATACAATCTACTAACTCGAAATTTTAGTTATTCCACTTTTGTGTCTGCTATCTAGCATATATCCGCTTTGTATCTTCAATTAAAAAGACCGATTTAACAATATCTCTCAGTTTTTTAGGGGTAATTTATCTGCATAGGATTTGACGTACGAACAAACAATCACCAGCTGACTATGGCAAAGCAGTGCGTCAAGTCAACTATTTACTTACCCATCATTGATTCCCACCCAGACAAGTTACCGGCATCAAAAAGAGTTTCTtccatcttttcactttctccGGATCCTTCCCAAAATTGGACTCATGCTTAGCCATAGCTCTCCCATAagcctctctcccctctctcatttctcttgattccactttgtaaaacaccGGCAACACAATCAGCTCCTTCTGTGCCTTGCACTCCATGATCTTTGCCAACTCTTCCAAACACCACCGTGAGGAAGCgcagcctttggagaaaatgatgattgcAATGCGCAATTCCTCAATCGCCCTCATAAGCGCTGGCGATATTTGCTCTTTTTTATGCTCTTCACTATCCATAAAAGTGTATATCCCTTTCTGATCCAAAGCTACATAGAGATGACTGAGGAAATTCTTGCGGACGTCCATGCCTCTGAAACTCAGGAGCACATGGTAATTCCTTTTGGAAGAGGCCATATATCAACAACTCAggacaaaaacaagaaagagagattaAGAGGGTTGGCTCTGTTGGCTCAATTTGATTCAGGGATTATGAAATGTTATCAGTCTATCCCGTTTGGATCTCACTCACAATCTCATGAGGCTAGAAAGAAGGCATAGAGGGATCTTCCCTTCATGGATCCCTTATCTCGAGAATTTGAAGCTAAAAGGAGTAAGAGCATTGAAGA
This region of Eucalyptus grandis isolate ANBG69807.140 chromosome 8, ASM1654582v1, whole genome shotgun sequence genomic DNA includes:
- the LOC120287051 gene encoding TMV resistance protein N-like; translated protein: MDVRKNFLSHLYVALDQKGIYTFMDSEEHKKEQISPALMRAIEELRIAIIIFSKGCASSRWCLEELAKIMECKAQKELIVLPVFYKVESREMREGREAYGRAMAKHESNFGKDPEKVKRWKKLFLMPAYGDLEA